Proteins encoded in a region of the Caballeronia sp. M1242 genome:
- a CDS encoding dihydrodipicolinate synthase family protein, with translation MGNNIITGAIPALMTPCTAERTPDYDALVAKARELVGLGMNAVVYCGSMGDWPLLSEAQRQEGVARLVDAGVPTIVGTGAVNSREAVSHAAHAAKVGASGLMVIPRVLSRGASPAAQKAHFSAILEAAPALPAVIYNSPYYGFATRADLFFELRAKYPNLIGFKEFGGAADMRYAAEYITSQDENVTLMAGVDTQVFHGFVNCGARGAITGIGNALPREVLHLVDLCRKASDGDVTARRQARELESALAVLSSFDEGTDLVLYYKYLMVLNGDEEYTLHFNETDALSEAQRRYAQTQFELFRKWYAGWSKEISA, from the coding sequence ATGGGCAACAACATCATCACGGGCGCTATTCCGGCGCTCATGACGCCGTGCACAGCCGAGCGCACGCCGGACTACGACGCGCTCGTCGCTAAAGCGCGCGAGCTCGTCGGTCTCGGCATGAACGCAGTGGTGTACTGCGGATCGATGGGTGACTGGCCACTTCTGAGCGAAGCGCAGCGTCAGGAAGGCGTGGCGCGGCTCGTCGATGCCGGCGTCCCGACTATCGTCGGCACCGGTGCGGTGAATTCCCGCGAAGCCGTCTCGCATGCAGCGCACGCGGCGAAGGTCGGCGCGAGCGGCCTGATGGTCATTCCGCGCGTGCTGTCGCGCGGTGCCTCGCCCGCCGCGCAGAAGGCTCATTTCTCGGCGATTCTCGAAGCGGCGCCTGCGCTTCCCGCAGTCATCTATAACAGCCCCTACTACGGCTTTGCCACGCGCGCCGATCTGTTCTTCGAACTGCGGGCCAAGTATCCGAACCTGATCGGCTTCAAGGAGTTCGGCGGTGCGGCGGACATGCGCTATGCGGCCGAGTACATTACTAGCCAGGACGAGAATGTGACATTGATGGCGGGCGTGGACACGCAGGTCTTTCACGGCTTCGTCAACTGCGGCGCGCGTGGCGCGATTACCGGCATCGGCAATGCGTTGCCGCGCGAAGTCTTGCATCTGGTCGATTTGTGCCGGAAAGCTAGCGATGGGGACGTGACGGCGCGTCGCCAGGCACGTGAACTCGAAAGCGCGCTCGCCGTGCTCTCATCGTTCGACGAAGGCACGGACCTGGTGCTGTACTACAAATACCTGATGGTTCTCAACGGCGACGAGGAATACACGCTTCATTTCAATGAGACCGATGCACTCAGTGAAGCGCAGCGCCGCTATGCACAGACGCAATTCGAATTGTTCCGGAAGTGGTACGCGGGCTGGTCGAAAGAGATCAGTGCGTGA
- a CDS encoding xanthine dehydrogenase family protein molybdopterin-binding subunit — MNSPNELERIARQGAHFSGKPVNRVDGRKKVTGEARYAGEFFADDMSYGFVLPSRIASGRIVSIESRRALELSGVLMVLTHENRPELPLQDAAWKDQSAPGGMPFRPLWDDRIWYSGQPVALVVAESYELARHAASLIEVTYERTSHCTDLREVETDSYPPSTEKGGFEPPPPPRGDADGALAAAAFKIDCRYSTPAEYHNPIELHGCTVIPEPSGKFTVYEKTQGVLNTKQYLTKIFGFDDDMLEVVSPFVGGAFGSGLRPQYHLPLAVMAARDLKRPVRVVLTRQQMFTFAHRPMSLQRVALAANCDGRLEAIIHEAVSETSQYEDYCDVMVNWAGQLYACDNVRLDYKVSKLDVPTPADMRAPGAAQALFPLEMAMDELAEALGMDPLKLRLINYAERDGNKDLPFSSKALRECFEEGAARFGWDKRPLAPRSMREGSELVGWGVATGIWDAMQNEASALAEIGADGHVVVASATADIGTGTYTVMTQLAADALGVPLEHVDFRLGDSRLPKAPLEGGSWTVSSVGSAVHAACTRLRGKLASIAKEHGGEAFARAQPDAVRLDGEYVVCGEGTEQRLSLRELLTRAGLDSLNAQVTVTPHDKQQSYSIGTHSAVFVEARVDAALGTVRVTRVVNAVAAGRIVNPKTAASQVSGGVVWGISMALHEHGQFDHELGRQMNHNLSEYHVPVNADIHDIDVIFVDEHDDVVNPLGAKGVGEIGVVGVAAAVANAIWHATGKRVRDLPITLDTLFA, encoded by the coding sequence ATGAATTCTCCGAACGAACTGGAACGCATCGCGCGGCAGGGCGCGCACTTCAGCGGCAAGCCCGTCAACCGCGTCGACGGCAGAAAGAAGGTGACGGGCGAGGCGCGATACGCAGGCGAATTCTTCGCGGATGACATGAGCTATGGCTTCGTTCTTCCGAGTCGCATCGCGAGCGGGCGCATCGTGTCGATCGAATCGCGGCGCGCGCTGGAATTGTCCGGCGTGCTGATGGTGCTCACGCACGAGAACCGGCCCGAGTTGCCGCTGCAAGACGCCGCGTGGAAAGACCAGTCCGCGCCGGGCGGCATGCCCTTTCGGCCGCTTTGGGACGATCGCATCTGGTATAGCGGCCAGCCGGTCGCGCTCGTCGTCGCGGAAAGTTATGAGCTCGCGCGTCATGCGGCGTCGCTGATCGAAGTCACGTACGAGCGCACCAGCCACTGCACGGATTTGCGCGAAGTGGAAACAGACAGCTATCCGCCATCGACCGAAAAAGGCGGCTTCGAGCCGCCGCCACCGCCGCGCGGCGATGCGGACGGCGCGCTGGCCGCGGCAGCGTTCAAGATCGACTGCCGCTATTCGACGCCGGCCGAGTATCACAACCCGATCGAACTGCACGGCTGCACGGTCATTCCCGAGCCGTCCGGCAAGTTCACCGTCTATGAAAAGACGCAGGGCGTGCTCAACACCAAGCAGTATCTGACAAAGATCTTCGGCTTCGACGACGACATGCTCGAAGTCGTCTCGCCGTTCGTCGGCGGCGCGTTCGGCTCGGGCTTGCGTCCGCAATATCATCTGCCGCTGGCCGTCATGGCCGCGCGCGATCTGAAGCGGCCCGTGCGCGTGGTCTTGACGCGGCAGCAGATGTTCACCTTCGCGCATCGGCCGATGAGCCTGCAACGCGTCGCGCTGGCCGCGAATTGCGACGGCAGGCTGGAGGCGATCATCCACGAGGCGGTGTCCGAGACGTCGCAATACGAGGACTACTGCGACGTCATGGTGAACTGGGCCGGACAGCTTTATGCCTGTGACAACGTGCGGCTCGACTACAAGGTGAGCAAGCTCGACGTGCCGACGCCCGCCGACATGCGCGCGCCCGGCGCGGCGCAGGCGCTGTTTCCGCTGGAAATGGCGATGGACGAGCTCGCCGAGGCGCTCGGCATGGATCCGCTGAAGCTGCGGCTCATCAACTACGCGGAGCGCGACGGCAACAAGGACCTGCCGTTCTCCAGCAAGGCGCTGCGCGAGTGCTTCGAAGAGGGCGCGGCACGCTTCGGCTGGGATAAGCGTCCCCTCGCGCCGCGCTCGATGCGCGAAGGAAGCGAACTCGTCGGATGGGGCGTGGCGACAGGCATCTGGGACGCGATGCAGAACGAGGCGTCCGCGCTCGCGGAGATCGGAGCGGACGGGCATGTCGTCGTGGCGAGCGCGACGGCGGACATCGGCACGGGCACTTATACGGTGATGACGCAGCTCGCCGCCGATGCGCTCGGCGTGCCGCTCGAACACGTCGATTTCCGTCTGGGCGACAGCCGTCTGCCGAAGGCGCCGCTCGAAGGCGGATCGTGGACGGTGTCGTCGGTTGGCAGCGCGGTGCATGCAGCGTGCACGCGCCTGCGCGGCAAGCTCGCGTCGATTGCGAAGGAACACGGCGGCGAGGCCTTCGCACGCGCGCAGCCGGACGCGGTGCGGCTCGACGGCGAATACGTCGTGTGCGGCGAAGGCACCGAGCAACGACTATCGCTGCGCGAACTGCTGACGCGCGCGGGCCTGGATTCGCTGAATGCCCAGGTGACCGTGACACCGCACGACAAGCAGCAGTCGTACTCGATCGGCACGCACTCGGCAGTGTTCGTCGAAGCACGCGTCGATGCGGCGCTCGGCACCGTGCGCGTGACGCGCGTGGTCAACGCGGTGGCGGCGGGTCGCATCGTGAATCCGAAGACGGCGGCAAGTCAGGTGTCGGGCGGCGTGGTGTGGGGCATCAGCATGGCGCTGCACGAGCACGGGCAGTTCGATCACGAGCTCGGCCGGCAGATGAATCACAATCTGTCCGAGTATCACGTTCCGGTGAACGCCGATATACACGACATCGACGTGATCTTCGTCGACGAGCACGACGACGTGGTGAATCCGCTGGGCGCGAAGGGTGTGGGAGAGATCGGCGTGGTGGGCGTGGCGGCGGCTGTCGCCAACGCGATCTGGCACGCGACGGGCAAGCGCGTGCGGGATTTGCCGATCACCCTCGACACGCTCTTCGCGTGA
- a CDS encoding DUF1330 domain-containing protein, with product MATYIVFTRESTQDQRELDEYQSKVGETLQGHPVKVLAAYGPQQVLEGDAPEGVVIVEFPSTAAAREWYDSPAYQQVPQHRFRGARYRAVLVEGV from the coding sequence ATGGCGACTTACATCGTTTTCACGAGAGAGAGCACGCAAGATCAGCGTGAGCTGGACGAATATCAAAGCAAGGTCGGCGAGACGCTGCAGGGTCACCCTGTCAAAGTTCTCGCCGCTTACGGACCTCAGCAAGTCCTCGAAGGCGACGCGCCCGAAGGCGTTGTGATCGTGGAGTTCCCGTCTACGGCCGCTGCGCGTGAGTGGTACGACAGCCCGGCATATCAACAGGTTCCGCAGCATCGGTTTCGAGGCGCGCGGTATCGCGCCGTTCTTGTCGAAGGCGTATAG
- a CDS encoding (2Fe-2S)-binding protein, whose protein sequence is MNTSSTATTLDADAPHAQRVACTLKINGESRSFDIEPWTTLLDLLREHCQLTGTKKGCDHGQCGACTALVDDQRINTCLALAVSYDGAAITTIEGLANGDTLHPMQQAFIDCDAFQCGYCTPGQICSAVGMLAEGHAHDAAEVREAMSGNLCRCGAYPNIVQAILEASGGQGVEGNAIQNEEARP, encoded by the coding sequence ATGAACACCTCATCGACCGCGACCACGTTGGACGCGGACGCGCCGCACGCGCAGCGCGTCGCCTGCACGCTGAAGATCAACGGCGAATCGCGTAGTTTCGACATCGAGCCGTGGACCACACTGCTCGACCTGCTGCGCGAACACTGCCAGCTTACCGGCACGAAGAAAGGCTGCGACCACGGACAATGCGGCGCGTGCACCGCGCTCGTCGATGACCAGCGCATCAATACGTGTCTCGCGCTCGCCGTTTCGTATGACGGCGCGGCCATCACCACCATCGAAGGCTTGGCTAACGGCGACACGCTGCATCCGATGCAGCAGGCGTTTATCGACTGCGACGCCTTTCAGTGCGGCTACTGTACGCCGGGGCAAATCTGCTCGGCCGTCGGCATGCTCGCGGAAGGACACGCCCACGACGCTGCCGAAGTGCGCGAAGCGATGAGCGGCAACCTTTGCCGCTGCGGCGCGTATCCGAACATCGTGCAGGCCATTCTGGAGGCGTCGGGCGGGCAAGGCGTCGAAGGAAACGCCATTCAGAACGAGGAGGCGCGCCCATGA
- a CDS encoding xanthine dehydrogenase family protein subunit M — translation MNRFSYTRANDVSAALEAHRAPSAAFLAGGTNLVDLIKEGVARPERLVDIRRLPMTGIEPNADGGMDIGALATNSAVAYDERVESRYPLLSKAILAGASAQIRNVATVGGNMLQRTRCHYFYDTATPCNKRQPGSGCGAMDGVNRIHAILGASEHCIAVHPSDMCVALAALDASVRVASDNGERVIPFDAFHRLPGDTPHIDTNLRDDEIIVGITLPADGFAEHNAYVKVRDRASYAFALVSVALALKLDGNRIEEVRCALGGVAHMPWRNRDAEAALRGKTLDAATVRDFASAMVRDARGRPGNAFKIELTARAIERAFEQASGISLASREDDAS, via the coding sequence ATGAACCGCTTCTCCTACACCCGCGCGAACGACGTGTCCGCGGCGCTCGAAGCGCACCGCGCGCCGTCGGCGGCGTTTCTCGCGGGCGGCACGAACCTCGTCGATCTGATCAAGGAAGGCGTCGCGCGCCCCGAACGGCTCGTCGATATCCGCCGGCTGCCGATGACCGGCATCGAGCCGAACGCGGACGGCGGCATGGACATCGGCGCGCTCGCCACGAACAGCGCCGTGGCCTACGACGAACGCGTCGAGTCGCGCTATCCGCTGCTGTCGAAGGCGATTCTCGCCGGCGCGTCCGCGCAGATTCGCAATGTCGCGACCGTCGGCGGCAACATGCTGCAACGCACGCGCTGCCATTATTTCTACGACACCGCTACACCATGCAACAAGCGCCAGCCGGGCAGCGGCTGCGGCGCGATGGATGGCGTCAACCGTATCCACGCCATTCTCGGCGCGAGCGAGCATTGCATCGCCGTTCATCCGTCTGACATGTGCGTAGCGCTCGCCGCGCTCGACGCGTCCGTGCGCGTCGCGAGCGACAACGGCGAGCGCGTCATCCCGTTCGACGCGTTTCACCGGCTTCCCGGCGATACCCCGCACATCGACACGAACCTGCGCGACGACGAGATCATCGTCGGGATCACCTTGCCCGCCGATGGCTTCGCGGAACACAACGCCTACGTGAAAGTGCGGGATCGCGCGTCGTATGCGTTCGCGCTGGTGTCGGTCGCGCTCGCGCTCAAGCTCGACGGCAATCGCATCGAAGAAGTGCGTTGCGCGCTCGGCGGCGTGGCCCATATGCCGTGGCGCAACCGCGACGCCGAAGCCGCGCTGCGCGGCAAGACGCTCGACGCCGCCACGGTGCGCGACTTCGCGAGCGCAATGGTGCGCGACGCGCGCGGCCGTCCCGGCAACGCATTCAAGATCGAACTGACCGCGCGCGCCATCGAGCGCGCTTTCGAACAGGCATCGGGTATCAGCCTCGCCAGCAGAGAGGACGACGCATCATGA
- a CDS encoding right-handed parallel beta-helix repeat-containing protein: MMAGAGSAALAACGGGSETSADGLGDTAAVAKAASASGTAIPPAASITDSSGAVWTLVGGHAVRNGTTMATGSPVAYTTLVYINGAIYGRNTAGNWFKNGTTPWQNLGTADPRGTTASTGSQGTSNTSTAGVLQDKSFGVKGDGSTNDRAALQAAIDGSVGQILLITGKSRIDATGLTLRSNTHIRFAPGASIKMLSHNSSTYQMMRVWDVSNVNIEAPYLDGSKELNSAGSGEWGMGISINGSTGVTITNPTTINCWGDGIYIGNSQSGSNKPSSNVTISGHHANGCRRQGATITSGSGITFNNPLWENISGTAPAYGLDIEPNNNNAVLQGIKIVSPTTRGCSGGGILVYLGAFPGPVSKNVDIQITNHTDTCTSDSFAVGGLRLNGCVVTGAITTTNPVWKRNWYLSQWDSNGPKVSVVNPKVG; encoded by the coding sequence ATGATGGCAGGGGCGGGAAGCGCCGCCCTGGCCGCCTGTGGCGGCGGCAGCGAAACCAGTGCCGATGGGCTCGGCGATACCGCCGCCGTGGCGAAGGCCGCCTCGGCGAGTGGCACGGCCATTCCGCCCGCAGCGTCCATCACCGATAGCTCGGGCGCCGTCTGGACGCTCGTCGGCGGCCACGCAGTGCGCAACGGCACGACCATGGCGACCGGCTCGCCCGTCGCATACACGACGCTCGTATACATCAACGGCGCCATCTATGGCCGCAACACGGCGGGCAACTGGTTCAAGAACGGAACCACGCCGTGGCAGAACCTCGGCACCGCGGACCCCCGTGGCACCACTGCAAGCACCGGCTCGCAAGGCACGAGCAACACGAGCACGGCCGGCGTGCTGCAAGACAAGTCGTTTGGCGTGAAGGGCGATGGCTCTACCAATGACCGCGCGGCGCTTCAGGCTGCCATCGACGGCTCGGTCGGTCAGATTCTCCTCATCACGGGCAAGAGCCGCATCGACGCAACGGGCCTCACGCTGCGCTCGAACACGCATATCCGCTTCGCGCCCGGCGCGTCGATCAAGATGCTGTCGCACAACAGCAGCACGTATCAGATGATGCGCGTGTGGGACGTGAGCAACGTGAACATCGAAGCACCGTACCTCGATGGCAGCAAGGAACTGAACTCGGCCGGCTCCGGCGAGTGGGGCATGGGCATCTCGATCAACGGCTCCACCGGCGTGACGATCACGAACCCGACGACGATCAACTGCTGGGGCGACGGCATCTACATCGGCAATAGCCAGAGCGGCTCGAACAAGCCGAGCTCGAACGTAACGATCAGCGGCCACCACGCGAACGGCTGCCGCCGCCAAGGTGCGACGATCACGTCCGGCAGCGGCATTACGTTCAACAATCCGCTCTGGGAAAACATCTCGGGCACGGCGCCGGCGTATGGCCTCGACATCGAGCCAAACAACAACAACGCAGTGCTCCAGGGCATCAAGATCGTCAGCCCGACGACTCGGGGATGCTCCGGCGGCGGCATTCTCGTCTACCTCGGCGCCTTCCCCGGTCCGGTCTCGAAGAACGTCGACATCCAGATCACGAACCATACCGACACCTGCACGAGCGATTCGTTCGCGGTCGGCGGCCTGCGGCTCAATGGCTGCGTCGTGACGGGCGCGATCACCACCACGAACCCGGTGTGGAAGCGCAACTGGTATCTCAGTCAGTGGGACAGCAACGGCCCGAAGGTGTCGGTCGTGAATCCCAAGGTTGGCTAA
- a CDS encoding 2Fe-2S iron-sulfur cluster-binding protein yields the protein MSEQSLTVRIDGRALSVAGGSSVLAAVALAAGGAGFATRRSVNGDLRGPLCGMGICQECRVTIDGVRHRLACQTLCAQGMSVETGSVAR from the coding sequence ATGTCTGAGCAATCGTTGACGGTTCGGATCGATGGACGCGCCTTGAGCGTGGCGGGCGGCAGTTCGGTGCTGGCGGCCGTGGCGCTCGCCGCGGGCGGCGCGGGTTTCGCCACGCGGCGCTCCGTGAACGGTGACCTGCGTGGCCCGCTGTGCGGCATGGGCATCTGCCAGGAATGCAGAGTGACAATCGATGGGGTGCGGCATCGGCTTGCCTGTCAGACGTTGTGCGCACAGGGCATGTCGGTCGAGACGGGAAGCGTAGCACGATGA
- a CDS encoding FAD-binding oxidoreductase yields MGHSHVNASVVSAPACPDVIVIGAGIVGAACARELASKGMNVLVLDRAGIGGGVTAAGMGHVVVMDDTPAEFALSSWSRQLWLDLSPHLDERQAFVRCGTLWVAADEEEFDLARERRDSLASENIACDMLDAQQLREAEPELREGFKGGMIVPDDAVVYAPAAAAWLIADASGGGRVSCRLDASVARLTREGVMLASGEVIATGAVLVANGLQAIELMPGLPIQAKKGHLLITDRYPGTIRHQILELGYIKSAHNASGTSVAFNVQPRPTGQLLIGSSRQFDNVDSGVEPEIMARMLRRASEYLPRLPALNAIRAWTGFRPATLDGLPLIGPATHFVSHDAAHVPVWIATGHEGLGVTTALATAKLIAAQMTGASSQLPIDATPYLPSRFQTSRVTGGINNGAVHV; encoded by the coding sequence GTGGGGCATTCGCACGTGAACGCGAGTGTCGTCTCGGCACCTGCGTGCCCCGATGTGATCGTGATCGGCGCGGGCATCGTCGGGGCGGCGTGCGCGCGCGAGCTCGCGAGCAAGGGCATGAATGTGCTCGTGCTCGATCGCGCGGGCATCGGCGGGGGCGTGACGGCGGCGGGCATGGGCCACGTCGTCGTAATGGACGACACGCCCGCTGAGTTCGCGTTGTCATCGTGGTCGCGTCAGTTATGGCTCGATCTCTCGCCGCATCTCGACGAGCGTCAGGCTTTCGTGCGTTGCGGCACGCTGTGGGTCGCCGCCGACGAGGAAGAATTCGATCTCGCGCGTGAGCGTCGGGATTCGCTCGCAAGCGAGAACATCGCATGCGACATGCTGGATGCGCAGCAGTTGCGTGAAGCGGAGCCCGAACTGCGCGAGGGTTTCAAGGGCGGCATGATCGTCCCCGATGACGCCGTTGTCTACGCGCCGGCCGCCGCTGCGTGGCTGATCGCGGACGCGTCGGGCGGAGGCCGCGTGAGTTGCAGGTTAGATGCATCGGTCGCGCGATTGACACGCGAAGGCGTCATGCTTGCGAGCGGCGAAGTCATCGCGACAGGCGCGGTGCTTGTCGCAAATGGGCTGCAGGCCATCGAGTTGATGCCTGGTTTGCCGATACAGGCGAAGAAGGGGCATCTGCTCATCACGGATCGCTATCCGGGCACCATCCGGCATCAGATTCTCGAACTCGGCTATATCAAGAGCGCGCACAACGCGAGCGGTACGTCGGTGGCGTTCAATGTGCAGCCACGTCCGACTGGGCAATTGTTGATCGGCTCGTCGCGGCAGTTCGACAACGTGGATTCCGGCGTCGAGCCCGAGATCATGGCGCGCATGCTTCGGCGCGCGAGCGAGTATCTTCCCCGGCTGCCTGCCCTCAATGCGATCCGCGCATGGACCGGATTCCGCCCCGCGACGCTCGACGGCCTGCCGCTCATCGGCCCGGCAACGCACTTCGTTAGCCACGATGCGGCGCACGTTCCGGTGTGGATTGCGACCGGACACGAAGGACTCGGCGTGACGACGGCGCTTGCTACCGCGAAGCTGATTGCCGCGCAAATGACGGGCGCGTCGTCCCAGTTGCCGATCGACGCGACGCCGTACTTGCCATCGCGATTTCAGACGAGCCGCGTGACAGGTGGCATCAACAACGGAGCCGTGCATGTCTGA
- a CDS encoding tartrate dehydrogenase, with product MSKTQYRIAVIPGDGIGKEVMPEALRALDAVSQRFGIALEYQHIEWASCDYYAAHGQMMPDDWKAQLETADAILFGAVGWPQSVPDHVSLWGSLLKFRREFDQYINLRPARLFDGVPSPLANRKAGDIDFMIVRENTEGEYSSVGGVSFEGTEREFVSQTSIFTRHGATRVLKFAFDLAQQRAKKITVATKSNGISISMPWWDARAAEIAAQYPDVAWDKQHIDILCARFVLNPDRFDVVVATNLFGDILSDLGPACTGTIGIAPSANMNPERVFPSLFEPVHGSAPDIAGKGIANPIAMIWSAAMMLDFLGQRPAHDAILSAIEAVLKEGPHTGDLGGKASTKEVGEAIAQRLG from the coding sequence ATGTCAAAGACCCAGTACCGCATAGCCGTGATTCCCGGCGATGGAATCGGCAAGGAAGTGATGCCCGAAGCGCTGCGCGCGCTAGATGCAGTGAGCCAACGCTTCGGCATCGCGCTGGAGTACCAGCACATCGAATGGGCAAGCTGCGACTATTACGCCGCGCACGGCCAGATGATGCCCGACGACTGGAAGGCGCAGCTCGAAACCGCCGACGCCATTCTCTTTGGCGCCGTCGGCTGGCCGCAAAGCGTTCCCGATCACGTCTCGCTGTGGGGATCGCTCCTCAAGTTCCGCCGCGAGTTCGATCAATACATCAACCTGCGGCCGGCGCGTCTCTTCGACGGCGTGCCTTCGCCGCTCGCCAACCGCAAGGCCGGCGACATCGACTTCATGATCGTGCGCGAGAACACCGAAGGCGAATACTCGTCCGTCGGCGGCGTCAGTTTCGAAGGCACCGAGCGCGAGTTCGTGTCGCAAACCTCCATCTTCACGCGTCACGGTGCTACGCGCGTGCTCAAGTTCGCGTTCGATCTCGCGCAGCAACGCGCGAAGAAGATCACGGTGGCGACCAAGAGCAATGGCATTTCCATCAGCATGCCGTGGTGGGACGCCCGCGCCGCAGAAATCGCCGCGCAGTATCCGGATGTGGCATGGGACAAGCAGCATATCGACATCTTGTGCGCGCGCTTCGTGCTGAACCCGGACCGCTTCGATGTGGTCGTCGCGACGAATCTCTTCGGCGACATTCTTTCGGACCTCGGCCCCGCCTGCACCGGCACGATCGGCATTGCGCCGTCCGCCAACATGAATCCCGAGCGCGTGTTTCCGTCGCTCTTCGAGCCCGTGCACGGCTCCGCGCCGGATATCGCGGGCAAAGGCATCGCCAATCCTATCGCGATGATCTGGTCCGCCGCGATGATGCTCGACTTCCTCGGCCAGCGTCCCGCGCACGATGCGATTCTGTCCGCCATCGAGGCCGTGCTGAAGGAAGGACCGCACACGGGCGACCTCGGCGGCAAGGCCAGCACGAAGGAAGTCGGCGAAGCCATCGCGCAACGGCTCGGCTGA
- a CDS encoding FAD/NAD(P)-binding oxidoreductase, with protein MKFDALIIGAGPAGLHAARVAAEAGVQVGIIDDNALPGGQIWRQGPQHAPKGSARAAIDALSRYNNVSRLCGTRVVQSLPGKTLLVEDAARGYQIGYEKLIVATGARERFLPFAGWTLPGVTGAGGLQALIKGGMPVEGQRIVLAGTGPLLWAAAITARQHGATVAAIVEQASARHVRRFAGGLLKTPAKLLQAARMRFDLHATPYFRGAYVAEAQGEKQVTRVRVRHGDEDIDIDCDRLACAYGLVPNVQIGIALGCQIVETPFETALRVDEWQATSVLDVYAAGECTGVGGMELAALEGRIAAHAALGHREQARALFAAREAYRQFARRMHEAFTLNAELGTLAEPDTILCRCEDVAFGDASKYRSWRDAKLHTRCGMGPCQGKICGEAAAFCFGWKTDAQRPPFVPTRIATLLEAQSPPVTDHAH; from the coding sequence ATGAAGTTCGATGCCCTTATCATCGGCGCGGGTCCCGCTGGGCTTCACGCGGCGCGTGTTGCGGCAGAAGCGGGCGTGCAGGTTGGCATCATCGACGATAACGCGCTGCCCGGCGGTCAGATCTGGCGGCAAGGGCCGCAACACGCGCCGAAAGGCTCGGCGCGCGCCGCCATCGACGCGCTTTCTCGATACAACAACGTCTCGCGTCTTTGCGGTACGCGCGTGGTGCAATCGCTGCCCGGTAAGACCTTGCTCGTCGAAGATGCGGCGCGCGGCTATCAGATCGGCTACGAGAAGCTGATCGTCGCGACAGGCGCGCGCGAGCGCTTTCTGCCGTTTGCCGGCTGGACCTTGCCAGGCGTGACGGGCGCGGGCGGCTTGCAGGCGTTGATCAAGGGCGGCATGCCGGTCGAGGGACAGCGTATCGTGCTTGCGGGTACCGGGCCGCTTCTTTGGGCGGCGGCCATCACGGCGCGCCAACACGGCGCGACGGTGGCGGCTATCGTCGAGCAGGCTTCGGCACGCCATGTTCGGCGCTTCGCAGGCGGCCTGTTGAAGACGCCAGCGAAGCTCTTGCAGGCGGCGCGCATGCGCTTCGATCTGCACGCGACGCCTTATTTTCGCGGCGCTTATGTGGCGGAAGCGCAAGGCGAGAAGCAAGTCACGCGCGTGCGCGTGCGTCATGGCGATGAAGACATCGATATCGATTGTGATCGCCTAGCTTGCGCATATGGACTCGTGCCGAACGTTCAGATCGGCATCGCGCTTGGCTGTCAGATTGTCGAGACACCGTTCGAAACAGCGTTACGCGTGGATGAATGGCAGGCCACTTCCGTGCTCGATGTCTATGCTGCGGGCGAATGCACAGGCGTGGGCGGCATGGAGCTTGCCGCGCTGGAAGGCCGCATAGCCGCGCATGCGGCATTGGGCCATCGCGAGCAAGCGCGGGCGCTTTTCGCGGCGCGGGAAGCTTACCGGCAATTCGCGCGACGCATGCACGAGGCGTTCACGTTGAACGCTGAACTTGGCACGTTAGCCGAACCGGACACCATCTTGTGCCGATGCGAAGACGTCGCTTTCGGCGATGCCTCGAAGTATCGCTCGTGGCGCGACGCGAAGTTGCACACGCGCTGCGGCATGGGGCCTTGCCAAGGAAAGATCTGCGGTGAAGCGGCTGCGTTCTGTTTCGGCTGGAAGACGGATGCGCAGCGTCCGCCCTTTGTGCCGACGCGGATAGCGACGCTACTTGAGGCGCAGTCGCCTCCTGTGACGGATCACGCGCATTGA